The following proteins come from a genomic window of Nostoc sp. ATCC 53789:
- the cbiT gene encoding precorrin-6Y C5,15-methyltransferase subunit CbiT: MPSQLWPYITPGIPDELFEHLPGIPLSQREVRLLLIAQLRLTSDSVLWDIGAGTGTIPVEVGLLCPKGQIIAIERDEEVANLIKRNCDRFEVKNVEVIEGSAPECLHDLKVAPHRVCIEGGRPIQDILQAAWHYLPPSGRVVATAANLESLYAISQTFSLLRARNIEVVQSAVNRLETRGFSQTFTAVDPIFILSGEKLD; the protein is encoded by the coding sequence ATGCCCTCCCAACTTTGGCCTTATATTACCCCTGGTATTCCTGATGAACTGTTCGAGCATTTGCCAGGAATTCCCCTGAGTCAGCGAGAAGTCCGGCTACTGTTAATTGCCCAACTGCGACTAACATCAGATTCTGTATTGTGGGATATTGGCGCAGGGACAGGTACAATTCCCGTAGAAGTTGGGCTATTGTGTCCAAAGGGTCAAATTATTGCTATAGAAAGGGATGAAGAAGTAGCTAATCTGATCAAGCGGAACTGCGATCGCTTTGAAGTGAAAAACGTCGAAGTCATTGAAGGTAGCGCCCCAGAGTGTTTACATGACCTCAAAGTTGCTCCTCACCGCGTTTGTATTGAGGGAGGAAGACCTATCCAGGATATTCTGCAAGCAGCATGGCATTATTTGCCACCATCCGGTCGGGTTGTAGCTACAGCTGCTAATCTAGAAAGTCTGTATGCTATTTCTCAAACCTTTTCTCTGTTAAGGGCTAGAAATATCGAAGTTGTTCAGTCTGCGGTTAACCGCTTAGAAACGCGCGGCTTTTCTCAAACCTTTACTGCCGTTGATCCCATTTTTATCCTCAGTGGTGAGAAACTGGATTAG
- the trmD gene encoding tRNA (guanosine(37)-N1)-methyltransferase TrmD, producing MRFDIVTLFPDCFNSVLNSGLLGKALAKQIAEVHLVNPRDFTTDKHRKVDDEPYGGGVGMLMKPEPIFNAVESLPILPRREIILMSPQGQTINQPLLKELVTNYDQLVVICGHYEGVDERVLHLVTREVSLGDFILTGGEIPAMALINGVVRLIPGTVAKTESLTAESFEEGLLDYPQYTRPANFRGLKVPDVLLSGNHAAIAKWRYEQQIQKTRDRRPDLLEEWKQGSRGGRGAGEAG from the coding sequence GTGCGCTTTGATATAGTTACACTTTTTCCTGACTGTTTTAACTCTGTTCTCAATTCTGGATTATTGGGTAAAGCCTTAGCTAAACAGATTGCCGAAGTGCATCTGGTTAATCCACGGGACTTTACCACTGATAAGCACCGAAAGGTGGATGATGAACCCTACGGTGGCGGCGTTGGGATGCTAATGAAGCCAGAACCGATTTTTAACGCCGTGGAGTCGCTGCCGATTCTGCCCCGAAGAGAAATAATTTTGATGAGTCCACAGGGTCAAACAATTAATCAACCTCTTTTGAAAGAATTGGTGACAAATTATGACCAGCTAGTGGTTATTTGTGGGCATTACGAAGGAGTCGATGAGCGGGTGCTGCATTTGGTAACTCGCGAAGTATCTCTAGGCGATTTTATTCTGACTGGCGGAGAAATTCCAGCAATGGCTTTGATTAATGGTGTAGTGCGACTAATACCAGGAACCGTGGCCAAAACCGAGTCTCTCACAGCAGAAAGTTTTGAGGAAGGCTTATTAGACTATCCCCAATATACTCGTCCTGCCAATTTTCGCGGTTTGAAAGTGCCTGATGTCTTACTCAGTGGGAATCATGCAGCGATCGCCAAGTGGCGTTACGAACAACAAATTCAAAAAACCCGCGATCGCCGCCCTGATCTTCTAGAGGAATGGAAGCAGGGGAGCAGGGGAGGTAGGGGAGCAGGGGAAGCAGGGTGA
- the cphA gene encoding cyanophycin synthetase: MRILKIQTLRGPNYWSIRRHKLIVMRLDLETLAETPSNEIPGFYEGLVEALPSLEGHYCSPGCRGGFLMRVKEGTMIGHIVEHVALELQELAGMHVGFGRTRETATPGIYQVVIEYQNEEAGRYAGRAAVRLCQSIIDRGRYPKAELEQDIQDLKDFTRDASLGPSTEAIIKEAEKRGIPWMSLEARFLIQLGYGVNQKRMQATMTDNTSILGVELACDKEATKRILAAAGAPVPRGTVINFLDDLEQAIEYVGGYPIVLKPLDGNHGRGITIDIRTWEEAEAGYEAARQVSRSIIVERYYVGRDHRVLVVNGKVVAVAERVPAHVIGNGRSTISELIEETNLDPNRGEGHDNVLTKIELDRTSYQLLERQGYTLNSVPPKGTICYLRATANLSTGGSAVDRTDEIHPENLWLAQRVVKIIGLDIAGLDIVTTDISRPLREVDGVIVEVNAAPGFRMHVAPSVGIPRNVAGAVMDMLFPNEQSSQIPILSITGTNGKTTTTRLLAHIYKQTGKVVGYTTTDGTYIGDYLVEAGDNTGPQSAHVILQDPTVEVAVLETARGGILRSGLGFEAANVGVVLNVAADHLGIGDIETIEQLANLKSVVAEAVFPDGYAVLNADDHRVAAMSEKTKANIAYFTMNPDSELVRKHIQKGGVAAVYESGYLSIVKGDWTHRIERAENIPLTMGGRAPFMIANALAASLAAFVQNVTIEQIRSGLKTFRASVSQTPGRMNLFNLGNYHALVDYAHNAASYEAVGSFVRNWTTGQRIGVIGGPGDRRDEDFVTLGKLAAQIFDYIIVKEDDDTRGRLRGSAAQLIIQGITQVKPDSRYESILDETQAINKGLDMAPDNSLVVILPESVTRAIKLIKLRGLAKEETHQQNTGTAIADSQNGIAPSSVVNTLL; this comes from the coding sequence ATGAGAATCCTCAAGATCCAGACCTTACGCGGCCCAAACTATTGGAGCATTCGACGCCACAAGCTGATCGTCATGCGCCTCGATTTAGAAACCCTTGCCGAGACGCCCTCGAATGAAATCCCAGGCTTTTATGAAGGACTAGTTGAGGCGCTGCCGAGTCTGGAGGGTCATTATTGTTCGCCTGGCTGCCGTGGTGGTTTTTTGATGCGAGTCAAAGAAGGCACGATGATCGGCCACATCGTAGAACATGTAGCTTTAGAACTCCAGGAATTAGCTGGTATGCACGTCGGCTTTGGTCGCACCCGCGAAACTGCCACACCCGGAATTTATCAAGTAGTAATTGAATACCAGAATGAAGAAGCGGGACGCTACGCTGGACGAGCCGCAGTGCGGCTGTGCCAGAGTATCATCGATCGAGGCCGTTATCCCAAGGCAGAACTAGAGCAAGATATCCAAGACCTGAAAGACTTCACCCGTGATGCTTCCTTGGGCCCTTCCACTGAAGCGATCATCAAAGAAGCAGAAAAAAGAGGTATTCCCTGGATGTCTCTAGAAGCCCGCTTTTTGATTCAGCTAGGCTATGGCGTGAACCAGAAGCGGATGCAGGCCACAATGACAGACAACACCAGCATTCTGGGTGTAGAACTAGCTTGCGACAAAGAAGCCACTAAACGCATCCTCGCGGCAGCCGGTGCGCCAGTACCCAGAGGTACAGTGATCAATTTCTTAGACGATTTAGAACAAGCTATTGAATACGTTGGCGGCTATCCCATCGTTCTCAAGCCCTTGGATGGCAATCATGGACGTGGGATCACTATTGACATCAGAACTTGGGAAGAAGCAGAAGCCGGCTACGAAGCTGCTAGACAGGTTTCTCGATCAATTATTGTCGAAAGATATTACGTTGGGCGTGACCATAGGGTATTGGTGGTAAATGGCAAAGTAGTCGCAGTCGCCGAACGCGTACCGGCTCACGTCATTGGCAATGGCAGATCCACCATCTCCGAACTAATTGAGGAAACAAACCTCGATCCAAATCGCGGTGAAGGACATGATAACGTCCTGACCAAGATTGAACTAGATCGCACCAGCTACCAACTCTTAGAAAGGCAAGGCTATACCCTAAATAGCGTTCCACCCAAGGGTACTATTTGTTATCTCAGGGCAACAGCCAACTTAAGTACAGGTGGTAGCGCCGTAGATCGTACTGATGAAATTCACCCAGAAAATCTGTGGTTGGCACAACGGGTAGTCAAGATTATTGGTTTGGATATCGCCGGACTCGATATCGTCACCACGGATATTAGCCGTCCCCTGCGGGAAGTCGATGGCGTAATTGTTGAAGTTAACGCCGCTCCCGGCTTTCGGATGCACGTTGCCCCAAGCGTGGGTATTCCCCGCAACGTCGCTGGCGCAGTGATGGATATGCTGTTTCCCAACGAGCAATCTAGCCAAATTCCTATCCTCAGCATTACTGGTACTAATGGCAAAACCACTACTACCCGACTACTAGCACATATTTATAAACAGACTGGAAAAGTAGTCGGATATACTACAACCGATGGAACATATATCGGTGATTACTTAGTGGAAGCTGGCGACAACACAGGCCCCCAAAGTGCCCATGTCATCCTCCAAGATCCCACAGTAGAAGTAGCAGTGCTGGAAACCGCTCGCGGTGGCATTCTCCGCTCTGGATTGGGCTTTGAAGCCGCGAATGTGGGAGTAGTATTAAATGTAGCCGCCGACCACTTAGGAATAGGCGATATAGAGACTATTGAGCAATTAGCTAACCTCAAGAGTGTAGTAGCGGAAGCCGTATTCCCTGATGGCTATGCGGTACTTAATGCCGACGATCATCGCGTCGCCGCTATGTCAGAAAAGACTAAGGCTAATATTGCTTACTTCACCATGAATCCCGACTCGGAATTGGTGCGAAAGCACATCCAAAAGGGTGGAGTAGCCGCAGTCTATGAAAGTGGCTATTTGTCAATTGTTAAAGGTGATTGGACACATCGGATAGAAAGAGCAGAAAATATACCTTTAACAATGGGCGGACGTGCGCCGTTTATGATTGCCAATGCTTTAGCTGCAAGTTTGGCAGCATTCGTGCAAAACGTCACAATTGAGCAGATTCGCTCTGGTTTGAAGACTTTCCGGGCTTCAGTTAGTCAAACGCCGGGACGAATGAATTTATTTAATTTAGGCAACTACCACGCTTTAGTAGACTATGCTCACAACGCAGCTAGTTATGAAGCTGTAGGTTCCTTTGTACGGAACTGGACTACAGGACAACGGATTGGCGTAATTGGTGGCCCGGGCGATCGCCGCGACGAAGATTTTGTTACTTTGGGCAAATTAGCAGCACAAATTTTTGACTACATCATTGTCAAAGAAGACGATGATACACGGGGACGTTTACGGGGTTCAGCCGCCCAATTGATTATTCAAGGCATTACCCAAGTGAAGCCTGATAGCCGCTATGAATCAATTTTGGATGAAACCCAAGCGATTAATAAAGGCTTAGACATGGCTCCTGATAACAGCTTGGTGGTGATTCTACCAGAAAGCGTGACTAGGGCTATTAAGTTAATTAAGCTGCGTGGTTTAGCCAAGGAAGAGACACATCAACAAAATACTGGCACAGCGATCGCTGATTCCCAAAATGGAATCGCACCTTCTTCTGTAGTCAACACACTACTGTAG
- a CDS encoding serine/threonine-protein kinase: MIGEILGERYQVQQLLGKKAGRRTLVARDWNTQELVVIKLLSFSSDFEWDSLKLFEREAETLKSLSHPLIPRYLDYFEVNSPTIKGFALVQSYIPAQTLEQYVQSGRTFTEVEVKEIAKALLEILIYLHGLYPPVIHRDIKPSNILLGERSGNSVGQVYLVDFGSVQTVLATEGGTITVVGSYGYMPQEQFGGRTVPASDLYSLGATLIYLVTGTHPADLPQKDFRIQFEQVANVSHELTRWLQQMTEPSLERRFNSAAGALAALDKPQTTNLPTLVVGKPDGSKIQLTKNGDSLEIIVPPSGFDPSIVFTGLFAIVWNSFILFWTIGALSIPFPVNIPFALFSLPFWGAGFLMVYKLLFHLCGRICLRLNAEQITLSWELFSWKFYRPRASSRQSINKLVYIPKHFTKNSDGTRIAVPAELYICSGVQKYQLGGNDIGIKSEVELEWLAHELSDCLGLPITKPMGS; this comes from the coding sequence ATGATTGGTGAAATATTAGGCGAACGCTATCAAGTTCAGCAGCTATTAGGCAAGAAAGCAGGGCGACGGACGCTTGTAGCTCGTGATTGGAACACTCAGGAATTGGTTGTTATTAAGTTACTCTCTTTTAGTAGTGACTTTGAATGGGATTCACTCAAGCTGTTTGAGCGAGAAGCTGAAACTCTAAAATCTTTGTCACATCCCTTAATACCTCGCTATTTAGACTATTTTGAGGTAAATTCACCCACCATCAAAGGATTTGCCCTAGTACAAAGTTATATCCCAGCACAAACTTTAGAGCAATACGTCCAATCTGGCCGGACTTTTACCGAAGTAGAAGTCAAAGAGATAGCCAAAGCACTTTTAGAAATTCTCATTTATCTACATGGGTTATATCCGCCTGTTATCCATCGTGATATTAAGCCTAGCAATATTTTATTGGGAGAGCGTTCTGGTAACAGTGTTGGTCAAGTTTACCTAGTAGATTTTGGCTCGGTGCAAACTGTCCTTGCTACAGAAGGTGGAACTATAACTGTGGTGGGAAGCTATGGGTATATGCCACAGGAGCAATTTGGCGGACGCACGGTTCCGGCTTCCGATCTTTATAGCTTAGGTGCAACTTTAATTTATTTAGTGACGGGTACTCATCCAGCCGATTTACCCCAAAAGGATTTTCGGATTCAGTTTGAACAGGTGGCTAATGTGAGTCATGAATTGACTCGCTGGTTGCAGCAAATGACTGAACCCAGTTTAGAAAGGCGTTTTAATTCTGCTGCTGGTGCGCTCGCAGCTTTAGACAAACCACAAACGACAAACTTGCCTACTTTGGTTGTAGGTAAACCAGATGGGAGTAAGATTCAATTAACCAAAAATGGGGATTCTCTAGAAATTATCGTTCCACCATCTGGTTTTGATCCATCAATAGTATTTACAGGTTTATTTGCGATCGTCTGGAATTCATTTATCCTCTTTTGGACAATTGGCGCACTCTCTATTCCTTTTCCTGTCAACATCCCCTTTGCTTTGTTCTCACTTCCTTTTTGGGGTGCTGGCTTTCTCATGGTGTATAAACTTCTCTTTCATTTATGTGGACGCATCTGCTTACGCCTGAATGCAGAACAAATTACCCTAAGTTGGGAGTTGTTTAGTTGGAAATTTTATCGCCCCCGTGCATCGTCAAGGCAAAGTATTAATAAGTTAGTTTACATTCCCAAACATTTTACTAAAAATTCTGATGGCACTAGAATTGCCGTTCCAGCAGAATTATATATTTGCTCAGGAGTACAAAAATATCAGCTTGGTGGAAACGATATCGGTATTAAATCCGAAGTAGAACTTGAATGGTTAGCTCATGAATTAAGTGATTGCTTGGGTTTGCCAATTACCAAGCCAATGGGAAGTTAG
- the ispF gene encoding 2-C-methyl-D-erythritol 2,4-cyclodiphosphate synthase — protein sequence MTKIRIGNGYDIHRLVSDRALILGGIQIPHELGLLGHSDADVLTHAIMDAMLGALSLGDIGHYFPPTDPKWAGADSLVLLTQVHQLIRDQGWQIGNIDSVIVAERPKLKPHIHTMRDKLAAILELEPNQIGIKATTNEKLGPVGREEGISAYAVVLLLKE from the coding sequence ATGACAAAAATTCGTATTGGTAACGGCTACGATATCCATCGATTAGTGAGCGATCGCGCTTTGATTTTGGGTGGAATTCAAATTCCCCATGAACTGGGTTTATTAGGACACAGTGACGCTGATGTGTTAACGCACGCGATTATGGATGCCATGCTTGGGGCATTATCTTTGGGGGATATTGGTCATTATTTTCCGCCAACCGATCCCAAATGGGCGGGAGCAGATAGTTTAGTACTATTAACTCAAGTACATCAACTGATTCGGGATCAAGGCTGGCAAATAGGAAATATTGACTCGGTGATAGTAGCAGAACGTCCAAAATTAAAGCCGCATATTCACACTATGCGCGACAAACTAGCGGCGATTTTAGAATTAGAACCAAATCAAATTGGTATCAAAGCTACCACTAACGAAAAATTAGGCCCCGTTGGACGTGAGGAAGGTATATCTGCTTATGCTGTTGTCTTGCTTTTGAAAGAATAA
- a CDS encoding ABC transporter substrate-binding protein, whose translation MKYSTIFHIIKRFCLPIILASATAITVTACNPSNFKTAAAQVPQLVVSTTSDPKTFNYALIQESPNIAGFTYEALATQNGITKEIEPALAESWEISPDKLRFVFTLREGLKWSDGKPLTADDVVFSFNDIYMNKRIPTYIQDALRIGSSKTFLKVRKVDERRVEFILPEPFTPFLRSIAAGVGILPEHALRAAVEAKNSDGKPVFMSTWGTDTDPKKIIVNGPYAIESYSTNQRLTFRRNPYYWRKKDAQGKQLPYIERVIWQIVESPDTALLQFRSGGLDLLEIGPGNFQLLKRQEKQGNFTIKNAGPDSGTSFITFNLNKGSRNGKPVVDPIKSRIFNNVAFRQAVAYAIDRQTMINNTLRGLGEPQDSPISVPSPYYFSPKEGLKTYDYNPEKAKQILLGAGFKYDDKGQLLDADGNRVRFTMMGVAGNRPTITPKIQQDLGKIGIKVDLQFLDFSIIGEKISNTLDWECWYGAITGGIEPQDGFNVWSVEGNFHVFNQKAQAGQSPTVGWKATDWEQKIEDLYIQGAREFDETKRKAIYAETQQLSQEYLPFIHLFNSLALVAVRNTIENVKYSAIGSYNWNIYELKVVESKKTS comes from the coding sequence ATGAAATATTCGACAATTTTTCACATAATTAAGCGTTTTTGCTTACCAATAATTCTGGCTTCAGCAACAGCAATTACAGTTACCGCCTGCAATCCATCTAACTTTAAAACCGCAGCCGCACAAGTTCCACAGTTAGTTGTTTCTACTACGAGTGACCCGAAAACCTTTAACTACGCCCTCATCCAAGAATCTCCCAATATTGCTGGTTTCACTTATGAAGCATTAGCGACCCAAAACGGAATAACTAAAGAAATTGAGCCAGCTTTGGCTGAATCTTGGGAAATTTCCCCAGACAAACTGCGGTTTGTCTTTACCTTGCGAGAAGGATTGAAGTGGTCGGATGGTAAGCCATTAACAGCCGATGATGTCGTTTTCTCTTTTAATGACATCTACATGAACAAGCGCATTCCCACTTATATCCAAGATGCTCTCCGAATTGGGAGCAGTAAGACTTTTCTGAAAGTCCGCAAAGTCGATGAACGCCGAGTAGAATTTATTCTGCCAGAACCGTTTACTCCTTTCTTGCGATCGATTGCAGCAGGGGTAGGAATATTACCAGAACACGCCCTGCGTGCAGCCGTGGAAGCAAAAAACTCTGACGGTAAGCCAGTGTTTATGTCCACTTGGGGAACCGACACAGACCCGAAAAAAATTATTGTTAATGGCCCTTACGCGATCGAGAGTTATTCAACCAATCAACGCTTAACATTTCGGCGCAATCCTTACTACTGGCGCAAAAAAGATGCACAAGGAAAACAACTACCATATATTGAGCGCGTAATTTGGCAAATTGTGGAATCGCCTGATACAGCTTTGCTGCAATTTCGTTCTGGAGGGTTAGATTTACTAGAAATTGGCCCTGGAAATTTTCAATTGCTCAAGCGTCAAGAAAAGCAGGGTAACTTTACCATTAAAAATGCTGGGCCTGACTCTGGGACAAGTTTTATCACTTTCAATCTCAACAAAGGTAGTCGCAATGGCAAACCTGTTGTAGATCCTATTAAGTCCCGCATTTTTAACAACGTTGCTTTTAGACAGGCTGTCGCCTACGCTATCGATCGCCAAACGATGATCAACAATACTTTGCGGGGATTGGGTGAACCACAAGACTCTCCAATTTCTGTTCCCAGTCCCTATTATTTCTCTCCCAAAGAAGGTTTAAAAACTTATGATTACAATCCAGAAAAAGCTAAACAAATTTTGTTGGGAGCAGGATTTAAATATGATGATAAAGGTCAACTGTTAGACGCGGATGGTAATCGAGTCCGCTTCACAATGATGGGTGTTGCTGGTAATAGACCAACAATTACACCGAAAATCCAACAGGATCTCGGCAAGATAGGTATTAAAGTTGATTTACAATTTCTTGACTTCAGTATTATTGGAGAAAAAATTTCTAATACCCTAGATTGGGAATGTTGGTATGGAGCCATCACTGGTGGTATTGAGCCACAAGATGGTTTTAATGTCTGGTCTGTAGAAGGTAACTTTCATGTATTTAATCAAAAAGCTCAAGCCGGACAATCCCCAACAGTAGGTTGGAAAGCTACCGATTGGGAGCAGAAAATTGAAGACCTCTACATCCAAGGGGCAAGAGAATTCGATGAAACAAAACGCAAAGCTATCTATGCAGAAACCCAACAACTCTCACAAGAGTATCTGCCTTTTATTCACCTATTCAATTCCCTCGCTTTAGTAGCCGTGCGTAATACTATTGAGAACGTAAAATACTCAGCGATAGGAAGTTACAATTGGAATATTTATGAACTTAAAGTAGTAGAAAGTAAAAAAACTAGCTAA
- a CDS encoding ABC transporter substrate-binding protein, which produces MKLFRKIFLLIKRFWLPIILTSATALTLIACNPANFKSVAAQVPQLVSAILSDPKTFNYPLSEEVPNVFPLIYEGLTTENPITGKIEPSLAESWEISDDKLRFVFTLRQGLKWSDGQPLTADDVVFTFNEIYLNEAIPANARDVLRIGESRALPKVRKIDAQRIEFTAPEPFAPFLGALGVPILPAHTLEPFVKTKDQEGKPIFLSKWGVDTPPDQIIVNGPYKLERYDTSQRVVFRRNPYYWRKGPKGESQPYIERIVWEIVESTDTSLLQFRSGGLDTVGVSPDYFSLLKVQEEQGNFKIFNGGAATGTTFILFNLNKGKRDGKPLVDPIKSRWFNTVEFRQAVAYAIDRQTMINNTFRGLGKPQNSPISVQSPYYLSPEQGLKVYNYNTEKAKELLLKAGFKYNDNNQLIDAQGNRVRFSLLTNAGNKIREAIGSQIKQDLSKIGIQVDFTPLAWNTYTDKLSNSLDWEVSMLGLTGGLEPNDGANVWSPEGGLHMFNQKPQAGQKPIQGWEVAPWEAEIAKLYIQGARELDTTKRKEIYAETQRITQENLPFIYLVNALSMSAVRNRFEGIQYSALGGAFWNIHEIKVTD; this is translated from the coding sequence ATGAAACTTTTTAGAAAAATATTTCTGCTGATTAAACGTTTTTGGTTGCCAATAATTCTGACTTCAGCAACAGCACTTACACTTATCGCCTGCAACCCCGCTAACTTCAAAAGTGTAGCTGCTCAAGTGCCGCAATTAGTAAGTGCCATTCTCAGTGACCCTAAAACTTTTAATTATCCTCTCAGTGAGGAGGTTCCGAATGTTTTTCCTTTGATTTATGAAGGATTAACTACAGAAAACCCTATAACTGGCAAAATCGAGCCTTCTTTAGCGGAATCATGGGAAATTTCTGATGACAAATTGCGGTTTGTTTTTACCCTACGCCAGGGATTGAAATGGTCTGATGGGCAGCCTTTAACAGCAGATGATGTAGTATTTACCTTCAACGAAATTTATCTTAACGAAGCGATTCCCGCAAATGCTAGAGATGTGCTACGGATTGGTGAAAGTCGGGCATTGCCAAAGGTACGAAAAATTGATGCTCAACGAATTGAATTTACGGCTCCAGAACCATTTGCACCGTTTTTAGGAGCTTTAGGGGTGCCAATTTTACCTGCCCATACTCTAGAACCATTTGTCAAGACAAAAGACCAAGAAGGTAAGCCAATATTTTTGTCAAAATGGGGCGTTGATACTCCTCCAGATCAAATTATTGTTAATGGCCCTTACAAGCTAGAGCGCTACGATACAAGTCAGCGTGTAGTATTTAGGCGCAACCCCTACTATTGGCGCAAAGGACCCAAAGGAGAGTCGCAACCTTATATTGAACGGATTGTGTGGGAAATTGTGGAATCAACCGATACCTCATTGCTGCAATTTCGTTCTGGCGGGTTAGATACTGTGGGAGTCTCACCAGATTATTTTTCTTTGCTAAAGGTGCAAGAAGAACAGGGGAATTTCAAAATTTTCAATGGTGGGGCAGCAACAGGTACGACGTTTATTTTATTTAATTTAAATAAAGGTAAAAGGGATGGAAAACCCCTGGTTGATCCAATAAAATCGCGTTGGTTTAATACTGTGGAATTTCGACAGGCAGTAGCTTATGCGATTGACCGACAAACAATGATTAACAATACTTTTCGTGGTTTGGGTAAACCACAAAATTCACCCATTTCCGTGCAAAGCCCTTATTATCTGTCGCCTGAACAAGGACTAAAAGTTTATAACTACAATACAGAAAAGGCGAAAGAACTGCTACTTAAAGCAGGATTCAAATATAACGACAACAACCAATTAATAGATGCTCAAGGAAACCGTGTCCGCTTCTCATTGCTCACCAATGCTGGTAACAAAATCCGCGAAGCAATTGGATCGCAGATTAAACAAGACCTGAGTAAAATTGGTATTCAAGTTGATTTCACACCTCTGGCATGGAATACTTACACAGATAAGCTGTCAAACTCATTAGATTGGGAAGTTTCTATGCTGGGTTTAACTGGTGGTTTAGAACCAAATGATGGGGCTAATGTCTGGTCGCCCGAAGGTGGATTGCACATGTTTAATCAGAAACCCCAAGCAGGACAAAAACCGATTCAAGGTTGGGAAGTGGCTCCTTGGGAAGCAGAAATTGCTAAGTTATACATTCAAGGGGCAAGGGAATTAGACACAACCAAGCGAAAAGAAATTTATGCAGAAACCCAGCGAATTACTCAAGAGAATTTACCGTTTATTTATTTAGTTAACGCTTTGTCGATGTCAGCAGTGCGTAATCGCTTTGAAGGTATCCAATACTCTGCACTGGGTGGTGCATTCTGGAACATTCATGAAATAAAAGTAACGGATTAG
- the tatA gene encoding twin-arginine translocase TatA/TatE family subunit, with the protein MFGLGWPEIAVVTIVAILIFGPKKIPELGTALGKTLRGFKEEMKTPSDEINSEEEKQ; encoded by the coding sequence ATGTTTGGACTAGGATGGCCAGAAATCGCTGTAGTTACCATAGTCGCTATTTTAATTTTTGGCCCTAAAAAAATTCCCGAATTGGGCACTGCACTGGGCAAAACCCTACGAGGTTTTAAGGAGGAGATGAAAACCCCCAGTGATGAAATTAATTCAGAAGAAGAAAAACAATAG
- a CDS encoding cyanophycinase → MPQLQAKSLEMRTPQATKTAVLVIGGAEDKVHGREILRTFFGRAGASKAYITIIPSASREPAIIGGRYIRIFEEMGAQKVEILDIREREQCEASQIKASLEACSGVFLTGGDQLRLCGVLADTPAMEIIRQRVRAGQLTLAGTSAGAAVMGHHMIAGGGSGESPNRSLVDMATGLGFIPEVIVDQHFHNRNRMGRLISAIAAHPDRLGIGIDEDTCAVFERDGWLQVMGKGSVTIVDPTEATHTNEPHVGANEPLTVHNLRLHILSYGDRFHLYQRTVLPAVHRISS, encoded by the coding sequence ATGCCGCAATTACAAGCTAAATCGCTAGAAATGAGGACACCCCAAGCAACTAAAACCGCCGTTCTGGTTATCGGAGGCGCAGAAGACAAAGTTCATGGGCGCGAAATCCTACGAACTTTTTTTGGACGTGCCGGTGCTAGTAAGGCTTATATTACAATTATTCCATCTGCCTCTCGCGAACCCGCCATCATTGGTGGTCGGTACATTCGCATTTTTGAAGAAATGGGTGCCCAAAAGGTAGAGATTTTAGACATCCGCGAACGCGAACAGTGTGAAGCCTCTCAAATCAAAGCATCCTTAGAAGCCTGTAGTGGGGTATTTTTGACAGGAGGAGATCAGCTGCGTCTCTGTGGTGTATTGGCAGATACGCCAGCAATGGAAATTATTCGGCAGAGGGTTAGGGCAGGGCAACTGACGTTAGCAGGCACCAGTGCAGGAGCGGCAGTGATGGGGCATCACATGATTGCTGGCGGCGGGAGTGGAGAGTCGCCAAATCGTTCCCTAGTAGATATGGCAACGGGTTTGGGATTTATTCCTGAAGTCATTGTTGATCAACATTTTCACAACCGGAATCGGATGGGGCGGTTGATTAGTGCGATCGCTGCTCACCCCGATCGCTTAGGTATTGGCATTGACGAAGATACTTGTGCAGTGTTTGAACGTGATGGTTGGTTACAAGTTATGGGTAAAGGCAGTGTTACTATTGTCGATCCCACTGAAGCCACCCACACCAACGAACCCCATGTTGGTGCTAATGAACCATTAACCGTGCATAATTTACGTCTCCATATCCTCAGCTACGGCGATCGCTTCCACCTGTACCAGCGCACTGTATTGCCTGCTGTACACCGGATCTCCAGCTGA